A DNA window from Trichomycterus rosablanca isolate fTriRos1 chromosome 9, fTriRos1.hap1, whole genome shotgun sequence contains the following coding sequences:
- the gja11 gene encoding gap junction protein, alpha 11 produces the protein MGEWDFLGRLLDKVQRHSTMVGKIWLTVLFVFRILVLGAGAEKVWGDEQSDFICNTQQPGCENVCYDHAFPISHIRFWVLQIISVSTPTLVYLGHVLHVIHQEKEVREVMRKAQNDHVNLFLRKGLKLPKYSNDNGRVNIQGRLLRSYILNLLCKILLEVGFILGQFYIFGITLQAQYVCTRFPCPHKVDCFLSRPTEKNIFIWFMLVVACVSLLLNLVEVVYLCVKQVNECLSRKKDYTVTPVTPVLTKKNFENKDHVIQNWMKQELGLHRKELGNDVAKCTILDEHNVTDVEEVHI, from the coding sequence ATGGGCGAGTGGGACTTTCTTGGACGTCTGCTGGACAAGGTTCAGAGACACTCGACAATGGTGGGGAAGATCTGGCTGACGGTCCTCTTCGTCTTCAGGATCCTGGTGCTCGGAGCCGGGGCGGAGAAAGTCTGGGGGGACGAGCAGTCCGACTTCATCTGCAACACCCAACAGCCGGGCTGCGAGAACGTCTGCTACGACCACGCCTTCCCCATCTCCCACATCCGCTTCTGGGTCCTTCAGATCATCTCTGTGTCCACGCCCACGCTGGTTTACCTGGGTCACGTCCTGCACGTCATCCACCAGGAGAAAGAAGTCAGGGAGGTCATGAGGAAGGCCCAGAACGATCACGTCAACCTGTTCCTGAGGAAAGGTCTCAAACTGCCCAAATACAGCAACGACAATGGGAGGGTGAACATTCAGGGTCGCCTCCTGAGGAGCTACATCCTAAACCTGCTCTGTAAGATCTTGCTGGAGGTGGGGTTCATCCTGGGCCAGTTTTACATCTTCGGCATCACCCTGCAGGCACAGTACGTCTGCACCCGCTTCCCCTGTCCTCACAAGGTGGACTGCTTCCTGTCCAGACCCACCGAGAAGAACATCTTCATTTGGTTCATGCTGGTGGTGGCCTGCGTGTCTCTGCTGCTCAACCTGGTGGAGGTCGTCTACCTCTGCGTGAAGCAGGTCAACGAGTGCCTGAGCAGGAAGAAGGACTACACCGTCACCCCCGTCACCCCGGTTCTGACCAAGAAGAACTTCGAAAACAAAGATCACGTCATCCAGAACTGGATGAAGCAAGAACTGGGCCTCCACAGGAAGGAGCTCGGCAACGACGTGGCCAAGTGCACCATCCTGGACGAGCACAACGTCACAGACGTAGAGGAGGTTCATATCTGA
- the gja13.1 gene encoding connexin 32.3 translates to MGDWGFLSVLLDKVQSHSTVIGKIWMSVLFIFRILVLSAGAESVWGDEQSSLVCNTLQPGCENVCYDWKFPISHIRFWVMQILFVSTPTLIYLGHAIHVIHKENKLREKIQKQLGKTLKEPKYTDDKGHVKIKGNLLGSYLTQLFFKIILELAFIVGQYYLYGFIMIPEFACSKKPCPYTVECFMSRPTEKTIFIIFMLVVACVSLLLTVIEVFYLLCTRVRCRRGSRHLRNATSPENPASLPLTWSPDDPLTQNKLNMQYEDQAHKPNSAAEVKTLLEGH, encoded by the coding sequence ATGGGAGACTGGGGCTTTCTGTCTGTGCTTCTGGACAAGGTCCAGTCCCACTCCACCGTCATCGGGAAGATCTGGATGAGCGTCCTGTTCATCTTCAGGATCCTGGTGCTCAGCGCAGGAGCCGAAAGCGTCTGGGGCGATGAGCAGTCCAGTCTGGTCTGCAACACCTTGCAACCCGGTTGCGAGAACGTCTGCTACGACTGGAAGTTCCCCATCTCACACATTCGCTTCTGGGTGATGCAGATCCTCTTCGTGTCCACCCCGACTCTGATTTATCTGGGCCACGCCATCCATGTCATCCACAAGGAGAACAAACTGAGAGAGAAGATCCAGAAACAACTGGGGAAAACGTTAAAGGAGCCCAAATACACCGACGACAAGGGTCACGTGAAGATCAAGGGCAACCTCCTGGGCAGCTATCTCACCCAGCTCTTCTTCAAGATCATCCTGGAGCTGGCCTTCATCGTGGGACAGTACTACCTGTACGGCTTCATCATGATCCCCGAGTTCGCTTGCTCCAAAAAGCCCTGCCCGTACACCGTCGAGTGCTTCATGTCACGCCCCACCGAGAAGACCATCTTCATTATCTTCATGCTGGTGGTGGCCTGCGTGTCCCTGCTGCTCACCGTGATCGAGGTCTTCTACCTGCTCTGCACCAGGGTGCGCTGTCGCAGGGGGAGTCGGCACCTGAGGAACGCCACCTCGCCCGAGAACCCGGCCAGTCTGCCTCTGACGTGGTCGCCGGACGATCCTCTGACACAAAACAAGCTGAACATGCAGTACGAGGATCAGGCGCATAAGCCCAACAGCGCCGCCGAGGTCAAAACGCTCCTAGAGGGGCATTAG
- the gja12.1 gene encoding gap junction protein, alpha 12.1 — translation MGEWGILSKLLDKVQSHSTVIGKVWMTVLFVFRIMVLGAGAEKVWGDEQSKMVCNTKQPGCTNVCYDQAFPISHIRFWTMQIIFVSTPTLMYLGHVLHIVHKEKKIRQHQAEHQGGKQPKYTNDRGRVEIKGDLLASYITSVIFKILLEAAFIVGQYYLYGFVMVPEIRCTRYPCPHTVECFMSRPTEKTVFIIFMLVVSCVSLMLNVIEVIYLICQRSKKQQGRKY, via the coding sequence ATGGGTGAGTGGGGAATCCTCTCCAAGCTGCTGGACAAGGTCCAGTCCCACTCCACCGTCATCGGCAAGGTGTGGATGACCGTGCTCTTCGTTTTCAGGATCATGGTCCTAGGAGCCGGAGCGGAGAAGGTCTGGGGGGACGAGCAGTCCAAGATGGTGTGCAACACCAAACAGCCCGGCTGTACCAACGTCTGCTACGACCAGGCCTTCCCCATCTCCCACATCCGCTTCTGGACAATGCAGATCATCTTCGTGTCCACGCCGACGCTCATGTACCTCGGACACGTCCTGCACATCGTCCACAAGGAGAAAAAGATCAGGCAGCACCAAGCCGAGCACCAGGGCGGCAAGCAGCCCAAATACACCAACGACAGAGGGAGGGTGGAAATCAAAGGTGACCTGTTGGCCAGCTACATCACCAGCGTGATCTTCAAGATCCTGCTGGAGGCCGCATTCATAGTGGGTCAGTACTACCTGTACGGCTTCGTGATGGTTCCCGAAATCAGGTGCACCCGATACCCGTGCCCCCACACCGTCGAGTGCTTCATGTCACGGCCCACAGAGAAAACGGTCTTCATCATCTTCATGCTGGTGGTGTCGTGTGTTTCTCTGATGCTGAACGTAATCGAGGTGATATATCTGATTTGCCAAAGATCCAAGAAACAACAGGGCAGGAAGTACTGA
- the LOC134320907 gene encoding gap junction Cx32.2 protein-like: MGDWGLLSKLLDKVQSHSTSIGKVWMTVLLIFRIMVLGAGVDKVWGDEQSNLVCNINTPGCKNVCYDKAFPISHTRFWVLQIIFVSLPTLIYLGYVLNIIHKEDKLRQRRGTKRPKYTDDNGRVQHKGNLLCIYITCIIMTILFEAAFIVGQYFLYGFVMYPSIKCTGDPCPSYGVECFQSRPTEKTIFIMFMLVVACVSLLLNVAEIFYLIGRASVFRNRRSAPSHPDKHNALSKETFL; this comes from the coding sequence ATGGGAGACTGGGGACTTCTTTCCAAATTACTGGACAAGGTGCAGTCTCACTCCACCAGTATTGGTAAGGTGTGGATGACGGTGCTGCTAATCTTCCGGATCATGGTCCTTGGCGCTGGGGTGGATAAAGTCTGGGGTGATGAGCAGTCCAACCTGGTTTGCAACATCAACACTCCCGGCTGCAAGAACGTCTGCTACGATAAAGCATTCCCAATCTCCCACACTCGCTTCTGGGTTCTCCAGATCATCTTTGTGTCTCTACCGACACTGATCTATCTCGGCTACGTGCTGAACATTATTCACAAAGAAGATAAACTGAGGCAAAGGCGCGGAACCAAACGTCCCAAATACACGGACGACAACGGGAGGGTTCAGCACAAAGGAAACCTGCTGTGCATCTACATAACCTGTATCATCATGACCATTCTGTTTGAGGCGGCCTTCATCGTGGGTCAGTACTTTCTCTATGGGTTTGTAATGTACCCCTCCATCAAATGTACAGGTGATCCATGCCCTTCTTATGGGGTCGAGTGCTTCCAGTCACGTCCAACCGAGAAGACCATCTTCATCATGTTCATGCTGGTGGTAGCTTGTGTCTCACTGCTTCTGAACGTGGCTGAGATTTTTTATCTGATCGGTCGAGCGTCCGTGTTCAGGAACCGCCGGAGCGCACCGTCtcatccagacaaacacaatgcATTATCCAAAGAGACGTTTTTGTAA